A stretch of the Apteryx mantelli isolate bAptMan1 chromosome 3, bAptMan1.hap1, whole genome shotgun sequence genome encodes the following:
- the TSNAX gene encoding translin-associated protein X produces the protein MSSKEGSGGFRKRKHDNFPHGQRREEKENVNPSSALMMSFKSFQLELDTRHDKYERLVKLSRDITIESKRTIFLLHRFTSAPNGEEILNESEAKLDAVRRKIKQVAQELMGEDMYQFHRAISPGLQEYVEAVSFQYFIKTRSLVSVEEINKQLIFTVEDREEITNTTSSSQDKQTNTWSLKVTPVDYLLGVADLTGELMRLCISSVGNGDIDTPFELSQFLRQIYDGFTFIGNTGPYEVSKKLYTLKQSLAKVENACYTLKVRGSEIPKHMLADVFSTKTELIDQEEGLS, from the exons ATGAGCAGCAAAGAAg GATCAGGTGGGTTCAGAAAACGAAAGCATGACAATTTTCCACATGgccaaagaagagaggaaaaagagaatgtTAATCCATCATCAGCTTTGATGATGTCTTTTAAAT CGTTTCAACTGGAGCTTGACACCAGACATGATAAATATGAACGGCTTGTGAAGCTCAGTCGTGATATAACTATTGAAAGCAAAAGAACGATATTTCTGCTCCACAGGTTTACCAG TGCTCCCAATGGTGAAGAAATATTAAATGAATCTGAAGCCAAGTTAGATGCTGTCAGACGGAAGATTAAGCAGGTTGCACAAGAACTGATGGGAGAAGACATGTATCAGTTCCACAGAGCTATATCTCCAG GGCTTCAAGAGTATGTTGAGGCAGTCTCATTTCAGTATTTTATCAAAACACGATCTTTAGTTAGTGTTGAAGAGATCAACAAACAACTAATATTTACAGTGGAAGACAGAGAAGAAATAACAAACACG ACTTCCAGTTCCCaggataaacaaacaaacacttgGAGCCTGAAGGTAACACCTGTAGATTACCTGCTGGGAGTGGCTGATCTAACTGGAGAGCTGATGCGACTGTGCATCAGCAGTGTTGGAAATGGTGACATAGACACGCCTTTTGAACTGAGCCAGTTTTTACGTCAGATTTATGATGGTTTTACTTTCATTGGCAACACTGGACCTTATGAAGTGTCTAAGAAGCTGTATACCTTGAAACAGAGTCTGGCCAAAGTAGAGAATGCCTGCTACACATTAAAAGTACGGGGATCTGAAATCCCAAAGCACATGTTGGCTGATGTGTTCTCCACCAAAACAGAACTGATTGACCAAGAGGAAGGTCTTTCCTAA